A stretch of the Lactuca sativa cultivar Salinas chromosome 9, Lsat_Salinas_v11, whole genome shotgun sequence genome encodes the following:
- the LOC111885523 gene encoding xanthotoxin 5-hydroxylase CYP82C2: METFAQFLPLIGLFLSVLILTYKRSTKNITRNITKLAAPEPPGALPFVGHLHRLQGKAPIARILAKMADDYGPAYSLQLGSHRALVVSSWQMVKDCFTTNDRNFATRPNMTVSRYMGYDSAVFALAPYGPYWREIRKLVTLQLLTNQRLEKLKNVRDSEVKYLINELSKNGDQASVVDMTKWFEHVTFNIIVRMLAGKRFSDGGNDEDSQVKEAIKKGLYLSGVFVVSDLIPNLEWMDIGGHVKAMKEAAKELDSVLGKWLDEHVDKRIEHDADKESDFIDVMLSNLSKDAEMYGYRRETIIKATTLILILTGSESTAETLTWALSLLLNNPDIMKKAQKEVDIHVGREKWVEESDIKNLHYLQAIVKETLRMYPPGPLAGPREAIDDCYIGDYHVSKGTRLIVNIWKLHRDPQIWSDPDEFRPERFLNEHSDVGYQGQNFEYIPFSSGRRMCPASTFALQVIHLTLARLLQGFDLSTPMGKLVDMTEGLGIALPKVTPLQVIITPRLSQELYQIG; this comes from the exons ATGGAAACTTTCGCGCAATTTCTTCCATTGATAGGGCTCTTTCTTTCTGTTCTAATCTTAACTTACAAAAGAAGCACAAAAAACATTACAAGAAATATCACCAAACTAGCAGCTCCAGAACCACCAGGGGCATTACCTTTTGTAGGCCACCTTCATCGTTTACAAGGCAAAGCTCCTATAGCCAGGATACTAGCAAAAATGGCTGATGACTATGGGCCAGCCTACTCTCTACAGTTAGGTAGCCATCGAGCATTGGTTGTTAGCAGTTGGCAGATGGTGAAAGATTGCTTCACAACCAATGACAGAAATTTCGCAACAAGACCGAATATGACAGTCAGCAGGTACATGGGCTACGATAGTGCTGTTTTCGCCCTGGCACCATATGGACCGTATTGGCGCGAAATCCGAAAACTGGTTACTTTGCAGCTCTTGACTAATCAAAGGCTTGAAAAGCTCAAGAATGTTCGTGATTCCGAAGTGAAGTACCTCATTAACGAGCTCTCTAAGAATGGAGATCAAGCATCTGTAGTCGACATGACCAAGTGGTTCGAGCACGTAACGTTTAATATAATTGTAAGAATGTTGGCCGGGAAAAGATTTTCCGATGGTGGTAATGACGAAGATTCGCAGGTAAAAGAAGCCATAAAGAAAGGGTTGTACCTTAGTGGCGTTTTCGTCGTGTCTGATCTAATCCCGAATTTGGAATGGATGGACATTGGAGGGCATGTGAAAGCGATGAAGGAAGCTGCGAAAGAGCTCGATAGTGTCCTCGGGAAGTGGCTGGACGAACATGTTGATAAGAGAATAGAACATGATGCCGATAAAGAATCCGATTTCATCGATGTGATGCTGTCAAACCTGTCAAAAGATGCCGAAATGTATGGCTATCGGCGTGAAACCATTATCAAGGCAACAACACTG ATTCTGATCTTGACCGGTTCAGAAAGCACGGCGGAGACGCTGACATGGGCGCTTTCTTTGCTATTGAACAATCCCGACATCATGAAAAAAGCCCAGAAGGAGGTTGACATCCATGTAGGTAGAGAGAAATGGGTCGAAGAATCAGATATAAAAAATTTACATTATCTACAAGCTATAGTGAAGGAAACACTCCGAATGTACCCACCAGGACCATTAGCAGGACCTCGTGAGGCCATTGATGACTGTTATATCGGGGACTATCATGTCTCCAAAGGGACTCGACTGATTGTGAACATATGGAAGCTACATCGCGACCCACAAATTTGGTCGGATCCTGATGAATTTCGACCCGAAAGGTTTCTTAATGAACACTCGGACGTAGGCTATCAGGGTCAGAATTTTGAGTACATTCCGTTCAGTTCAGGAAGGAGAATGTGCCCTGCAAGTACGTTCGCTTTGCAAGTAATTCATTTGACGCTTGCTAGGTTACTTCAAGGGTTTGACTTGTCAACGCCAATGGGGAAACTTGTGGACATGACAGAAGGCTTAGGGATTGCGTTGCCGAAGGTGACACCACTTCAAGTTATCATCACTCCAAGGCTTTCTCAAGAGCTCTATCAGATCGGTTAA